From the genome of Verrucomicrobiia bacterium, one region includes:
- the glnD gene encoding [protein-PII] uridylyltransferase, whose product MEANAAVRLAYPAGHVPNEELARFKTFLKVETHRLKILHRAGAGGLEICRARAAMLDLILRRMWDSIVLTFSPESQKNFPPIALIAIGGYGRAELNPQSDIDFMFLHEGQVSAGNKPLLILSRMMDGILYPLWDLGLKVGYSVRNIDDCVSNAQEDMLSKTALIESRLIAGSEDLYKKLQKTIVRKLVEGNENKYIAARLEDQAARHTKFGNSPSMQEPNIKNGCGGLRDHQNLLWMAYFKYRTRTLAELQERELITESERKQLETAYDYLLRARNELHYHVGRPVDALSKNVQPAVAHNLGFHDRSPSVRLEKFMRQLYTHFRNIYIINRTLEQRLALLPAPKRLQFFRGLIGRKKRELEVNVVDGFKFIDGYIHAANPRVFRDQPRRLMRVFLQAQQRGLQLHPDLAQLIRSQLSLADRAFLYDEHVRETFLTILNQRGNVAPVLRQMHEVGLLGKYIPEFGRLTCLVQHEFYHQYTADEHTLMCLEKLDRIWEASEEPYAHYAQLFQDLGQPFLLYLALLLHDVGKSDGHGKHAVIGAQQATRVAKRLALDGATTHSLRLIIENHLTMANISQRRDLDDNAVIRAFAKEIQTPANLAMLTLHTFADSMATSDKLWNDFKDALLWTLYRKTVHELAGGTDFIRAEARQRELLAEEIGRSLPGRITAEELHAHFGALPGRYFQIHTAPEITRDLVLSHRFLHVQLSDNNHPLEPIVDWHNEPDRGFTVVKICTWDRAELFHHIAGSLSASGLNILSAQIFTRSDAIVLDTFFVTDARTGAMANKEEREKFEKLLAKVLTGGDVDFPALVAKQKGNRPPYQSYEGDRMPTCIRFDNETSDSRTAIEIETEDRVGLLYVISLALAELDLNITAAKIVTERGAAIDTFYINEQDGGKILDAGRQEFIERKIRDSIQKLG is encoded by the coding sequence ATGGAAGCCAACGCCGCGGTGCGGCTCGCTTATCCAGCCGGCCACGTTCCAAACGAAGAACTCGCGCGCTTCAAAACTTTTTTGAAGGTCGAGACGCATCGTTTGAAAATCCTGCACCGGGCCGGCGCGGGCGGCCTCGAAATTTGCCGCGCCCGCGCCGCAATGCTCGACCTCATTTTACGCCGGATGTGGGATTCCATCGTACTGACTTTCAGTCCCGAATCGCAAAAAAATTTCCCGCCCATCGCCCTTATCGCCATCGGCGGCTATGGGCGCGCCGAACTCAATCCGCAAAGCGATATTGATTTCATGTTCCTGCACGAAGGCCAGGTTTCGGCCGGGAACAAGCCCCTGCTCATTCTTTCGCGGATGATGGACGGCATTCTTTATCCGCTGTGGGACCTCGGCCTCAAGGTTGGTTATTCGGTGCGCAATATTGACGACTGCGTTTCCAACGCGCAGGAGGACATGCTGTCCAAGACGGCATTGATCGAGTCGCGCCTGATCGCGGGCAGCGAGGATCTTTACAAGAAATTGCAGAAGACGATTGTGCGGAAGCTCGTCGAGGGAAACGAAAATAAATATATCGCCGCGCGGCTGGAAGACCAGGCGGCGCGCCATACGAAATTTGGCAACTCGCCCTCGATGCAGGAGCCGAACATCAAGAATGGCTGCGGCGGTTTGCGCGATCATCAGAATCTATTGTGGATGGCGTATTTCAAATATCGCACGCGCACGCTGGCGGAATTGCAGGAGCGCGAACTCATCACCGAGTCCGAGCGCAAGCAGCTTGAAACCGCTTACGATTATTTATTGCGCGCGCGCAACGAATTGCATTACCACGTGGGCCGCCCGGTGGATGCGCTCAGCAAAAATGTGCAGCCCGCCGTCGCGCACAATCTTGGCTTTCACGATCGTTCGCCCAGTGTGCGACTGGAGAAATTCATGCGGCAGCTTTACACGCACTTCCGCAATATTTACATCATCAACCGCACGCTCGAACAGCGCCTCGCCCTGTTGCCGGCGCCGAAGCGATTGCAATTTTTTCGCGGGTTGATCGGCCGCAAGAAACGCGAACTTGAGGTAAACGTCGTGGATGGTTTTAAGTTCATTGACGGTTATATCCACGCGGCGAATCCGCGCGTCTTCCGGGATCAACCGCGCCGCCTGATGCGCGTGTTTCTGCAAGCGCAGCAGCGCGGTCTTCAGTTGCACCCCGATCTGGCGCAATTGATCCGCAGCCAGCTTTCGCTTGCCGATCGCGCGTTTCTTTACGACGAACACGTGCGCGAAACTTTTCTGACGATTCTCAACCAGCGCGGCAATGTCGCGCCCGTCCTGCGCCAGATGCACGAAGTCGGTTTGCTCGGCAAATATATTCCCGAATTCGGCCGGCTCACCTGCCTCGTGCAGCACGAATTTTATCATCAATACACCGCCGATGAGCACACGCTGATGTGCCTCGAAAAACTTGACCGCATCTGGGAGGCGAGCGAGGAGCCGTATGCGCATTACGCGCAACTTTTCCAGGATCTCGGCCAGCCGTTCCTGCTTTACCTCGCGCTGCTGCTGCATGACGTCGGCAAATCCGATGGCCACGGCAAACACGCGGTGATCGGCGCGCAACAAGCCACGCGCGTCGCCAAACGCCTTGCGCTCGATGGTGCGACGACTCATTCGCTGCGGCTCATCATCGAAAACCATTTGACGATGGCGAACATTTCGCAACGCCGCGATCTTGACGATAACGCTGTCATCCGCGCATTTGCGAAGGAGATTCAAACTCCCGCGAATCTCGCCATGCTCACGCTGCATACGTTCGCGGACTCGATGGCCACGAGCGATAAATTGTGGAACGATTTCAAGGACGCGCTGCTGTGGACGCTTTATCGCAAGACGGTGCATGAGCTGGCCGGCGGCACGGACTTCATTCGCGCCGAGGCGCGCCAGCGCGAATTGCTCGCCGAGGAAATCGGCCGTTCGCTGCCGGGGCGGATCACGGCGGAAGAATTGCATGCCCATTTTGGCGCGTTGCCGGGACGCTATTTCCAGATTCACACCGCGCCGGAAATCACTCGCGACCTCGTGCTCTCACATCGGTTTTTGCATGTGCAACTGTCCGATAACAATCATCCGCTCGAGCCGATTGTGGATTGGCACAACGAACCCGATCGCGGTTTTACCGTCGTGAAAATTTGCACGTGGGACCGCGCCGAGTTGTTCCATCACATCGCCGGTTCGCTAAGCGCCAGCGGTTTGAACATTCTCAGCGCGCAGATTTTCACGCGCTCGGATGCCATCGTGCTCGACACTTTTTTCGTGACCGATGCCCGCACCGGCGCGATGGCGAACAAGGAGGAGCGAGAAAAATTCGAGAAACTGCTGGCGAAAGTTTTGACCGGCGGCGACGTGGATTTTCCCGCGCTGGTGGCGAAACAAAAAGGCAATCGTCCGCCGTATCAATCCTACGAAGGCGACCGCATGCCCACGTGCATCCGTTTTGACAATGAAACGTCCGACAGCCGCACCGCGATTGAAATTGAAACGGAAGACCGCGTCGGTTTGCTGTATGTGATTTCGCTCGCGCTGGCGGAACTGGATCTGAACATCACCGCCGCAAAGATCGTCACCGAGCGCGGCGCGGCAATTGACACGTTCTACATCAATGAACAGGATGGCGGCAAAATCCTGGATGCGGGCCGCCAGGAATTCATCGAGCGCAAGATCCGCGACTCCATTCAAAAGCTGGGTTGA
- a CDS encoding sigma-70 family RNA polymerase sigma factor — protein MAHEPDPDAALMLRVKRGDDTAFAELVEKYKQPVMNLVYRILHDATEAEDLAQNVFLQVYKSAHRYEVTARFSTWLFTIARNLCLNEIRRRSRHPADSIEAPHSESEDQPARQFEDTKNFLPTENLLHSELENKIEQALAELPELQRTAILLCRRDDLSYEDIAKVLGTSLSATKSLIHRGRETLKQKLKPYLRSGDWKKTPN, from the coding sequence ATGGCACACGAGCCAGACCCCGATGCCGCCCTCATGCTCCGCGTCAAGCGCGGGGATGATACTGCTTTTGCCGAATTGGTGGAGAAATACAAGCAGCCGGTCATGAACCTCGTGTATCGTATCCTCCACGACGCCACCGAAGCCGAGGACCTCGCCCAGAATGTTTTTTTGCAGGTCTATAAATCCGCGCATCGCTACGAAGTGACGGCGCGCTTTTCCACCTGGCTCTTCACCATCGCGCGAAATCTTTGCCTCAACGAAATCCGCCGCCGGTCCCGTCATCCGGCCGATTCGATTGAAGCCCCGCATTCGGAATCCGAGGACCAGCCAGCGCGGCAATTCGAGGACACCAAAAATTTTCTGCCGACGGAAAATCTTTTGCACTCGGAATTGGAAAACAAAATCGAGCAGGCGCTGGCGGAATTGCCCGAGCTGCAACGCACGGCCATCCTGCTTTGCCGCCGCGACGACCTGAGTTACGAGGACATCGCCAAGGTGCTCGGAACCTCGCTTTCGGCCACGAAATCGCTGATTCATCGCGGGCGCGAGACGCTGAAACAAAAACTAAAACCTTACCTGCGCAGCGGCGATTGGAAAAAAACGCCAAATTGA
- a CDS encoding DUF3106 domain-containing protein: MTSRVRHLLLLLVSLTATGFAPLLEAQPPAPPSPTASVTLPPMPSVTSPVDVFRKLLAMTPEERELQLSKRPPEIRKRILAKLQEYAAMKPDDRDSRLRVTELRWFLLSLMNQPPGMRTNTLAAVPDAERQPIIDRLQQWDKLPADEQKDILKYEKSMEQFVDQSLTHHLAATNILNTPLPPMPPGALKSLDNFLQLPPEQRQQMYGSFQRFFELTDAEKQKAVGLLPDTQREQMAALLRSFKDLPPADRAERFHALARLSSMSDADRAEFMKKAERWRELSPAERDAWRSLVHRLPPSPPLPPGMIFPPMPPRSAMQASTVEVTNSSP, encoded by the coding sequence ATGACCTCGCGGGTTCGCCATTTGCTTTTGCTGCTGGTGTCGCTCACCGCGACGGGATTCGCCCCGCTGCTCGAAGCCCAGCCGCCCGCTCCGCCTTCACCCACGGCTTCCGTCACTCTGCCGCCCATGCCGAGCGTGACTTCGCCGGTGGATGTGTTTCGGAAATTGCTAGCGATGACTCCCGAGGAGCGTGAGCTTCAACTGTCGAAACGTCCGCCGGAAATTCGCAAACGCATTCTCGCCAAGCTCCAGGAATATGCGGCGATGAAGCCTGACGACCGCGATTCGCGGTTGCGCGTCACGGAGCTTCGCTGGTTTCTGCTCTCGCTCATGAATCAACCGCCGGGCATGCGCACGAACACGCTTGCCGCCGTGCCGGACGCGGAACGCCAGCCCATTATTGATCGCTTGCAGCAGTGGGACAAATTGCCAGCGGATGAGCAGAAGGATATTTTGAAATACGAAAAGAGCATGGAACAATTCGTGGACCAAAGCCTGACTCATCACCTCGCGGCCACCAATATTTTGAATACGCCTTTGCCGCCCATGCCGCCGGGCGCGCTCAAGAGCCTCGATAATTTTTTGCAACTGCCGCCCGAACAGCGCCAGCAGATGTATGGGAGCTTCCAGCGTTTCTTCGAGTTGACCGATGCCGAAAAACAAAAGGCCGTGGGTTTGCTGCCGGACACTCAGCGCGAACAAATGGCCGCGTTGCTGCGCTCGTTCAAGGATTTGCCCCCGGCGGATCGTGCCGAACGCTTTCACGCGCTGGCAAGGTTGTCGAGCATGAGCGACGCCGATCGCGCCGAGTTCATGAAGAAAGCCGAACGCTGGCGCGAGTTATCTCCCGCCGAACGCGACGCCTGGCGCAGTCTGGTGCATCGGCTTCCGCCTTCGCCGCCGCTGCCGCCCGGAATGATTTTTCCCCCCATGCCGCCGCGCTCAGCCATGCAGGCCAGCACCGTGGAAGTCACAAATTCTTCGCCGTGA